A genomic stretch from Acropora palmata chromosome 13, jaAcrPala1.3, whole genome shotgun sequence includes:
- the LOC141863018 gene encoding uncharacterized protein LOC141863018, with amino-acid sequence MKLKKALLSLLAVCLLSITVTLLTQAYWQEQYYRLQSKGNSSECSEHLVEREVESTQRKCKSPAAQIQSITLFVRVAATVPELRRRFYCVFLRLSVLFWPASLGKTVAVLDQENEEDHAFASTVLTHMRQHFPDRTFEVLYEPLPKDPTVLDFANPPRSPGYNRQLYSSFFIDLYTNDDIIAWMDADSGFVSPVTNESIFNGTKVRVLGYDCTLTIGWVQAWARTTEKALGLPFLADFMTYFPAYIYRDTFTHCREHILRRFNTSNFEEAFKKFYRREFISPVSVVLSYAWYFERERYDWNLKLCTDLTEYNKRFPSEHIISPEHVVETLLIPQTAFHVQHAQGVRQFVSNSYCLSQEAAGNDAEKCSNRTASLITNFVLFNHDVQRLGHPAPPCPKNREQTCLQLLERNYNQIGLEIKQKTRKLDWKNVEIVEKLAKELKLQCDVLK; translated from the coding sequence ATGAAGCTAAAGAAAGCACTCCTGTCCCTCCTCGCCGTTTGTCTTTTAAGTATCACAGTGACGCTGCTAACACAAGCTTATTGGCAAGAGCAATACTATCGTTTACAGTCGAAAGGCAACTCGTCCGAATGCTCGGAACACTTAGTGGAGAGAGAAGTCGAATCAACTCAAAGGAAATGTAAGAGCCCAGCAGCCCAGATTCAATCTATAACCTTGTTTGTCAGGGTGGCAGCAACGGTACCCGAACTCAGAAGACGGTTCTATTGCGTCTTCCTTCGTCTGTCTGTTCTATTTTGGCCTGCCTCACTCGGCAAGACTGTCGCCGTTCTTGACCAAGAAAATGAGGAAGACCACGCGTTTGCATCGACGGTGTTGACGCACATGAGGCAACATTTCCCTGATCGCACTTTTGAAGTGCTGTACGAGCCACTTCCAAAGGATCCAACTGTTTTAGACTTCGCTAACCCTCCTCGATCTCCTGGTTACAACAGACAACTTTACAGTAGTTTCTTTATAGATCTCTATACGAATGACGACATTATAGCGTGGATGGATGCCGACTCTGGCTTTGTTTCACCAGTCACAAATGAAAGCATATTTAACGGAACCAAAGTACGTGTTTTGGGTTACGATTGCACACTGACTATAGGATGGGTGCAGGCATGGGCCAGAACAACAGAAAAGGCCTTGGGATTGCCATTTCTCGCAGATTTCATGACCTACTTCCCTGCTTACATTTACCGCGACACCTTCACCCACTGCAGGGAACACATCTTGCGGAGGTTTAACACGAGCAATTTTGAAGAAGCCTTTAAGAAGTTCTACAGACGGGAATTTATTTCTCCGGTTAGTGTTGTCCTAAGTTATGCCTGGTATTTTGAAAGAGAGCGATATGACTGGAATCTAAAACTCTGTACAGACCTAACAGAATACAACAAACGCTTTCCATCGGAGCATATTATTTCACCAGAACATGTCGTTGAAACTTTACTCATACCACAAACGGCTTTTCATGTTCAGCACGCCCAAGGAGTTCGCCAATTCGTTTCCAATAGTTATTGCCTTTCTCAGGAGGCAGCGGGAAATGATGCAGAGAAATGCTCCAACCGTACAGCGTCGCTGATAACCAACTTCGTTCTTTTTAACCACGATGTCCAGCGATTGGGCCACCCAGCACCGCCGTGTCCTAAAAATAGAGAACAAACTTGCTTGCAGTTACTTGAACGCAATTACAATCAAATCGGTCttgaaataaagcaaaaaacacGCAAACTAGATTGGAAAAATGTTGAGATCGTCGAAAAGCTGGCGAAGGAACTTAAACTTCAGTGCGATGTTTTGAAGTAA